One segment of Actinomyces sp. 432 DNA contains the following:
- the rnpA gene encoding ribonuclease P protein component — translation MPAAPSWPRAGARAAPVSPPEVLPASHRMLRSEDFTAAVRSGARSGSRRLVVHYCAAPGEVLTAPPVQDGVQGAGGAPAPAAAPVQPARIGVVVSKKQVARATHRNRIKRRVRALLRERLDDLEPGARIVVRGLAGADGATSAELAADLDRLLARSRALAHTGRRR, via the coding sequence GTGCCGGCCGCGCCGTCCTGGCCTCGCGCCGGCGCAAGGGCCGCGCCCGTCTCGCCGCCTGAGGTGCTGCCGGCGTCGCACCGGATGCTGCGGTCGGAGGACTTTACGGCCGCAGTGAGATCCGGTGCGCGTAGCGGCAGTCGCAGGCTGGTGGTGCACTACTGCGCAGCCCCCGGTGAAGTCCTCACCGCGCCTCCCGTCCAGGACGGGGTACAGGGTGCGGGCGGCGCCCCGGCGCCTGCGGCAGCGCCCGTCCAGCCTGCGCGCATCGGAGTAGTCGTGTCCAAGAAGCAGGTCGCACGCGCCACCCACCGCAACCGGATTAAGCGGCGGGTGCGCGCACTGCTGCGGGAACGGCTCGATGACCTGGAGCCGGGCGCCCGCATAGTGGTAAGGGGCCTGGCCGGAGCCGACGGTGCTACCAGCGCCGAGCTGGCTGCGGACCTGGATCGGCTGCTTGCCCGCAGCCGCGCCCTGGCACACACGGGGAGGCGTCGATGA
- the rpmH gene encoding 50S ribosomal protein L34 yields the protein MSKRTFQPNNRHRAKVHGFRKRMRTRAGRAVLASRRRKGRARLAA from the coding sequence GTGAGCAAGCGGACCTTCCAGCCCAACAACCGTCACCGCGCCAAGGTGCACGGTTTCCGTAAGCGCATGCGCACCCGTGCCGGCCGCGCCGTCCTGGCCTCGCGCCGGCGCAAGGGCCGCGCCCGTCTCGCCGCCTGA
- the yidC gene encoding membrane protein insertase YidC, whose protein sequence is MDTILWPLMVAVAWVMVSIHRFLVFIGLPDGPGVAWVLSIIGLTMFVRLLIMPLFVKQIRASRGMQLMQPELQALQNKYKGKKDPASQQRQQEEMMALYRKHNTNPFASCFPILIQMPVFFALFRVLANLEAVATGGYADHSSIGPLTAELAKHVQASTVFGAPLSASFMNSSEVTVKIVTVLMIILMSVTQWYTMAQLSMKNMPDSVKNSDNPAMRSQRMMITIMPIFFAFTGVQFQIGVLVYWVTTNLWTMGQQFFTIRNMPAPGSEAEKKMRARENARRARKGLPSLEEEERAKAEAEGTATSGQRVQPVRKDRQKKRTQKASGTSVAKSAQPGSAINSQGPETTSGSESAGSAGDSTNAVGLTQEEIARRRYERRARARKQAAAKRKGESAKSKKSGKRRPR, encoded by the coding sequence ATGGACACGATCCTGTGGCCCCTGATGGTCGCGGTCGCCTGGGTCATGGTCAGCATCCATCGGTTCCTCGTCTTCATCGGTCTCCCCGATGGGCCGGGCGTCGCCTGGGTACTGTCCATCATCGGCCTGACCATGTTTGTGCGGCTGCTGATCATGCCGCTGTTCGTCAAGCAGATCCGCGCCTCCCGCGGCATGCAGCTGATGCAGCCCGAGCTGCAGGCGCTGCAGAACAAGTACAAGGGCAAGAAGGACCCCGCCTCCCAGCAGCGCCAGCAGGAGGAGATGATGGCGCTGTACCGCAAGCACAACACCAACCCCTTCGCCTCCTGTTTCCCTATCCTGATCCAGATGCCGGTGTTCTTCGCGCTGTTCCGCGTGCTGGCCAACCTGGAGGCGGTAGCCACCGGCGGCTACGCCGATCACAGCTCCATCGGCCCCCTCACCGCCGAGCTGGCCAAGCACGTGCAGGCCTCCACTGTCTTCGGTGCGCCCCTGTCAGCCTCCTTCATGAACTCCAGCGAGGTCACGGTCAAGATCGTCACGGTGCTGATGATCATCCTGATGAGCGTCACTCAGTGGTACACGATGGCGCAGCTGAGCATGAAGAACATGCCGGACTCGGTCAAGAACAGTGACAATCCGGCCATGCGCTCCCAGCGCATGATGATCACGATCATGCCGATCTTCTTCGCCTTCACCGGGGTGCAGTTCCAGATCGGCGTGCTGGTCTACTGGGTCACCACCAACCTGTGGACCATGGGCCAGCAGTTCTTCACCATCCGCAACATGCCGGCGCCCGGATCAGAGGCGGAGAAGAAGATGCGTGCGCGTGAGAACGCCAGGCGTGCACGCAAGGGCCTGCCCTCCCTGGAGGAGGAGGAACGCGCCAAGGCGGAGGCCGAGGGCACTGCCACCTCTGGGCAGCGCGTCCAGCCGGTACGCAAGGACCGCCAGAAGAAGCGCACCCAGAAGGCCTCCGGAACTAGCGTTGCCAAGTCAGCCCAGCCGGGTTCGGCGATTAACAGCCAGGGACCCGAGACCACCAGCGGGTCTGAGAGCGCCGGGAGCGCCGGGGACTCTACCAACGCCGTCGGGCTCACCCAGGAGGAGATCGCCAGGCGCCGCTACGAGAGGCGTGCACGCGCCCGCAAGCAGGCTGCCGCCAAGCGCAAGGGCGAGTCCGCCAAGAGCAAGAAGAGCGGCAAGCGCAGACCGCGCTGA
- the rsmG gene encoding 16S rRNA (guanine(527)-N(7))-methyltransferase RsmG, translated as MRAMFGPAFYATEHFAQMLAEQGELRGLLGPRELPRLWTRHIINSAAVVPFLPDHGTVADIGTGAGFPGVVVALLRPDLDVVLVESMERRTQWLEDVVAELDLDNVTIRRARAEELRARYAAVTARAVANLTKLIRITSPLLKPGASLLALKGARAEAEVDEAKYVIKRARLEPAVIHEVVTPDGELTKVVQVRRPASR; from the coding sequence ATGCGGGCCATGTTCGGCCCCGCCTTCTACGCCACCGAGCACTTCGCCCAGATGCTGGCAGAGCAGGGTGAGTTGCGCGGGCTCCTGGGTCCGCGGGAGCTGCCCCGCCTGTGGACCAGGCACATCATCAACTCTGCGGCGGTGGTGCCGTTCCTGCCCGACCACGGCACGGTGGCGGACATCGGTACCGGTGCCGGCTTCCCGGGCGTGGTTGTGGCGCTGCTGCGCCCAGACCTCGACGTGGTGCTGGTGGAGTCGATGGAGCGCCGCACGCAGTGGCTGGAGGATGTGGTCGCTGAGCTGGACCTGGACAATGTCACTATCAGGCGTGCCCGCGCGGAGGAGTTGCGGGCCCGGTATGCGGCCGTCACCGCACGCGCTGTGGCTAACCTCACAAAGTTGATTAGGATTACCTCACCTCTGCTGAAGCCCGGTGCCAGCCTGCTGGCGCTTAAGGGCGCGCGTGCCGAGGCCGAGGTGGACGAAGCCAAGTACGTCATCAAGCGTGCGCGGCTTGAGCCGGCCGTGATTCATGAGGTGGTAACGCCCGACGGCGAACTCACCAAGGTGGTGCAAGTGCGCCGACCGGCCTCGCGCTGA
- the dnaA gene encoding chromosomal replication initiator protein DnaA: protein MADEATTQWRSALEILAGSAELGQGKLSIIRTTHAVDVDGTLVLIVGSTFARNVVDNARGHIAQALRRVSGYDVPFEVIVDTSLESSAPVLANRADTPAVRLTTRPVVDQIPEAPVPAVSAPVPPAAPADDAPAVPGGYATAEPSPAVTVPDEGSDLNPKYTFDTYVTGSSNRLPHASAIAVAEAPAKAYNPLFIYGGSGLGKTHLLHAIGHYARRLYPSIRVKYVSSEEFVSDFIASVADGRMDAFKRRYREVDILLVDDIQFLQGKEQTLEEFFHTFNALHTANKQVVLTSDQPPKALGGFEERLRSRFEWGLLADVQPPDFETRTAILSRKASAEGLDLPADVLEYIASRVTTNIRELEGALIRVTAFASLTKQPVDRTLAELVLKDIITDPASEEITSALIMAQTADYFGITIDDLCSSNRARTFVHARHIGMYLCRELTDMSLPQIGREFGGRDHTTVMSADKKIRTQMPERRETYNHVAELTARIKQAAQSATAS, encoded by the coding sequence GTGGCCGACGAAGCGACGACACAGTGGCGCTCGGCCCTGGAGATCCTTGCAGGCTCCGCCGAGCTCGGTCAGGGCAAGCTGTCCATCATCCGTACCACTCATGCCGTCGACGTCGACGGCACGCTAGTGCTCATCGTCGGCTCTACCTTCGCCAGGAATGTGGTGGACAACGCCCGCGGCCATATCGCGCAGGCGCTGCGCCGGGTCTCCGGTTACGACGTCCCCTTCGAGGTCATCGTTGACACCTCCCTGGAGTCATCCGCCCCCGTGCTCGCCAACCGCGCCGATACACCCGCCGTCCGCCTGACCACGCGGCCCGTGGTTGACCAGATTCCCGAGGCCCCCGTGCCGGCCGTGAGCGCGCCCGTGCCACCGGCTGCGCCTGCCGACGACGCCCCTGCGGTCCCGGGCGGCTACGCGACCGCCGAGCCCTCGCCGGCGGTGACCGTTCCTGACGAAGGTTCAGACCTCAACCCGAAGTACACCTTCGATACCTACGTCACCGGCTCCTCCAACCGGCTGCCGCACGCCTCCGCTATCGCGGTGGCCGAGGCCCCGGCCAAGGCCTACAACCCGCTGTTCATCTACGGCGGCTCCGGCCTGGGCAAGACGCACCTGCTGCACGCCATCGGCCACTACGCCCGCAGGCTGTACCCCTCTATCCGGGTCAAGTACGTCTCCAGCGAGGAGTTCGTCTCCGACTTCATCGCCTCGGTGGCCGACGGCCGCATGGACGCCTTCAAGCGCCGCTACCGGGAGGTCGACATCCTCCTGGTTGACGATATCCAGTTCCTGCAGGGCAAGGAGCAGACGCTCGAGGAGTTCTTCCACACCTTCAACGCCCTGCACACGGCCAACAAGCAGGTCGTACTCACCTCCGACCAGCCGCCCAAGGCGCTGGGCGGGTTCGAGGAGCGGCTGCGCTCGCGCTTCGAGTGGGGCCTGCTGGCCGACGTGCAGCCGCCGGACTTCGAGACCCGCACGGCGATCCTGTCCCGCAAGGCCAGCGCCGAGGGGCTTGACCTGCCCGCCGACGTCCTGGAGTACATCGCCAGCCGGGTCACCACCAATATCCGTGAGCTCGAGGGCGCCCTGATCCGGGTGACCGCCTTCGCCTCACTGACCAAGCAGCCGGTGGACCGCACCCTGGCGGAACTGGTGCTCAAGGACATCATCACCGATCCCGCCAGCGAGGAGATCACCTCTGCGCTGATCATGGCGCAGACCGCCGACTACTTCGGCATCACGATCGATGACCTGTGCTCGTCCAACCGCGCCCGCACATTCGTCCACGCCCGCCACATCGGCATGTACCTGTGCCGGGAGCTGACTGACATGTCCCTGCCGCAGATCGGACGCGAGTTCGGCGGCCGCGACCACACCACGGTTATGAGCGCGGACAAGAAGATCCGCACGCAGATGCCCGAGCGCCGCGAGACCTACAACCACGTGGCCGAGCTCACCGCGCGCATCAAGCAGGCCGCCCAGTCCGCCACCGCTTCCTGA
- a CDS encoding Jag family protein, translated as MNDYPARPKHQAISVKDLEEEGEIGADYLEEFLDIVDLGGDIDIDVDHGRASVAVIASEEGDERELADLVGRDCEVLEAIQELTRLAVQARTGNRSRLMLDINGYRAGRRAELTKIAQEAVTKVQATGEPVSLAPMNPFERKVCHDVVAAAGLYSESEGAEPHRHVVVMLADGVDEDEEAEGVEEVGADDATGPKDAATADGMPESDGIEQD; from the coding sequence ATGAACGACTACCCAGCACGCCCCAAGCATCAGGCCATCTCGGTCAAGGACCTCGAGGAGGAGGGCGAGATCGGCGCCGACTACCTGGAGGAGTTCCTTGACATCGTTGACCTCGGTGGTGATATCGACATCGACGTCGACCACGGTCGGGCGTCCGTGGCCGTCATCGCCTCCGAGGAGGGTGACGAGCGCGAGCTCGCGGATCTCGTGGGGCGTGACTGCGAGGTGCTTGAGGCCATCCAGGAACTCACCCGCCTGGCGGTTCAGGCGCGCACCGGCAACCGCTCTCGTCTGATGCTCGACATCAATGGCTACCGCGCCGGCCGGCGCGCCGAGCTGACCAAGATCGCCCAGGAGGCGGTTACGAAGGTGCAGGCGACCGGCGAGCCGGTATCCCTGGCGCCGATGAACCCCTTCGAGCGCAAGGTCTGCCACGACGTGGTTGCCGCCGCCGGCCTGTACTCCGAGTCCGAGGGCGCCGAGCCGCACCGGCACGTGGTCGTAATGCTGGCCGATGGCGTCGACGAGGACGAGGAAGCCGAAGGCGTGGAGGAAGTCGGCGCGGACGATGCCACCGGGCCTAAGGACGCTGCGACTGCGGACGGCATGCCCGAGTCCGACGGCATTGAGCAGGACTGA
- the dnaN gene encoding DNA polymerase III subunit beta, producing MKLRVDRDVLADAVTWTARSVPARPPVPVLAGVRLEATSTSLILASFDYEVSAHCEIPADVEEEGVVLVSGRLLADIAKALPSKPVDLEVEGTKVTVTCGASRFALAAMAAEDYPALPQMPGVAGTVDAHDLAEAVSQVSIAASRDETLPLLTSVQMEVDGASLTLMATDRYRLAVREMTWQPQDPQLSTHALLKARTLSDVAKSLTSTGDVTVALTEAAESASSLIGFEAGGRRTTSLLTDGDYPPVLRLFPESTTIHATVGREELMGAVRRVSLVADRAAPIHMSFTEGNLALDAGQGDDAQASEQLVTHLEGEDIATAFNPAYLLDGLGAINQPYVRFDFTHPSKPAVLTGMSAIGGEEDTSFRYLIMPIRFGA from the coding sequence ATGAAGCTCAGGGTCGACCGCGACGTCCTCGCTGACGCCGTCACATGGACCGCGCGCTCAGTGCCGGCACGCCCCCCGGTGCCCGTGCTGGCCGGCGTCCGCCTGGAGGCCACCTCCACCTCCCTGATCCTGGCCTCCTTCGACTACGAGGTCTCCGCCCACTGCGAGATCCCGGCCGACGTCGAGGAGGAGGGCGTGGTGCTCGTCTCCGGTCGGCTGCTTGCAGACATTGCCAAGGCGCTGCCGTCCAAGCCGGTGGACCTGGAGGTCGAGGGCACCAAGGTGACTGTCACCTGCGGCGCCTCCCGCTTCGCGCTCGCGGCCATGGCGGCCGAGGACTACCCGGCGCTGCCGCAGATGCCGGGCGTGGCCGGGACCGTCGATGCCCACGACCTCGCCGAGGCCGTCTCCCAGGTATCCATCGCCGCTTCCCGCGATGAGACCCTGCCGCTGCTGACCAGCGTGCAGATGGAGGTCGACGGCGCCTCCCTGACGCTTATGGCCACTGACCGCTATCGGCTGGCCGTGCGGGAGATGACCTGGCAGCCGCAGGACCCCCAGCTCTCAACCCACGCGCTGCTAAAGGCCCGCACCCTGTCTGACGTCGCCAAGTCCCTGACCTCCACGGGTGACGTGACGGTGGCACTCACGGAGGCGGCCGAGTCCGCCTCCAGCCTCATTGGCTTCGAGGCCGGCGGCCGGCGCACCACCAGCCTGCTCACCGACGGCGATTACCCGCCAGTGCTGCGCCTGTTCCCCGAGTCCACCACGATTCACGCCACCGTTGGCCGTGAGGAGCTCATGGGCGCCGTGCGCCGCGTCAGCCTGGTTGCCGACCGGGCCGCCCCGATCCACATGTCCTTCACCGAGGGCAACCTGGCGCTGGACGCCGGCCAGGGGGACGACGCGCAGGCCTCCGAGCAGCTAGTCACCCACCTGGAGGGCGAGGACATCGCCACCGCCTTCAACCCCGCCTACCTGCTCGACGGCCTGGGAGCCATTAACCAGCCGTACGTGCGCTTCGACTTCACCCACCCGTCCAAGCCCGCGGTCCTGACCGGCATGAGCGCCATCGGCGGCGAGGAGGACACCTCCTTCCGCTACCTGATCATGCCGATCCGCTTCGGCGCCTGA